The Neodiprion fabricii isolate iyNeoFabr1 chromosome 4, iyNeoFabr1.1, whole genome shotgun sequence genome window below encodes:
- the LOC124180815 gene encoding mediator of RNA polymerase II transcription subunit 30 yields MAGQQHPFPSGFPSAQQAAMRTQFGSGQMVPGLMGAQQGMVSPQQFGVGVGVGVGVGGVNSNTMGIPSAQVLAQQQQQQSVAMQQQMQQMQQQQLQLQQQQQAALAQQNNQGGGSQATTPQTPVPPTQPPAQQQQQNKEFNTASLCRFGQETVQDIVSRTLEVFQTLKVIQPPNGTAQGATISNDKKSKVQEQLRMLKLLFKRLRLIYEKCNENCQIPGMEYTHIESLIPLKEEWDMKSDEKKTSESYRLACEESKDIMEQVVLKNRHLKEIIDHLRRIISEINTMLTMRRS; encoded by the exons ATGGCTGGACAACAGCACCCGTTTCCTTCCGGCTTTCCATCTGCCCAACAAGCTGCCATGCGGACTCAATTTGGCAGTGGACAAATGGTACCTGGACTTATGGGCGCACAGCAAG GAATGGTAAGTCCACAACAGTTTGGAGTGGGTGTAGGAGTCGGCGTCGGTGTTGGGGGTGTTAATTCTAACACTATGGGCATACCTAGCGCACAAGTTTTAgctcaacaacagcaacaacagtcAGTTGCAATGCAACAGCAAATGCAGCAGAtgcaacagcagcagctgcagttacaacagcagcagcaagcTGCTCTTGCACAACAAAATAATCAGGGTGGAGGGAGCCAGGCTACCACTCCCCAGACTCCTGTACCACCTACACAACCCCCAGctcaacaacaacagcaaaaCAAAGAATTTAATACTGCTAGTTTGTGCAGGTTTGGACAGGAGACTGTGCAAGACATTGTCAGTCGCACTCTCGAAGTTTTCCAGACACTGAAAGTTATACAGCCACCTAATG GTACAGCACAGGGAGCAACTATTTCTAATGATAAGAAATCAAAGGTGCAAGAGCAATTACGAATGTTGAAATTGCTGTTTAAACGTTTACGGTTGATCTATGAAAAATGCAACGAAAACTGTCAGATACCAGGTATGGAGTACACCCATATTGAGAGTTTGATTCCGTTGAAAGAAGAGTGGGACATGAAGTcggatgaaaagaaaacatcTGAATCTTATCGCTTGGCTTGTGAAGAGAGCAAAGATATTATGGAG CAAGTGGTGCTGAAGAACCGACACCTGAAGGAGATAATAGATCACCTAAGACGGATAATTTCTGAGATAAACACAATGTTAACGATGCGACGTTCCTAG